A portion of the Stella humosa genome contains these proteins:
- a CDS encoding DUF1028 domain-containing protein, whose translation MLGPFGEEFSTFAISARCPDTGKYGVAISTRPMCVGARCPFIRPGLGVVVTMAVTDPRLGPLGLKLLDLGYSAQRTLDEIAASDPHVEYRQISVIDRDGNAVARTGSDNKDWSGHFCEPNMVAMGNGLISERTASAMADTFRATAGDDLEARLMAALEAGRDAGGQHGGQHSAALLVYRTQDYPLVDLRVDEHVEPIGELRRMFDIYRPQIEYYETRPWQPWALGVVEDWVAERAAAKGGK comes from the coding sequence ATGCTGGGGCCATTCGGCGAGGAATTCTCCACGTTCGCCATTTCGGCACGCTGTCCCGACACCGGCAAGTACGGCGTCGCCATCTCGACCCGGCCGATGTGCGTGGGCGCGCGCTGCCCCTTCATCCGCCCCGGCCTCGGCGTCGTCGTCACCATGGCGGTGACCGACCCCCGCCTCGGCCCGCTCGGCCTGAAGCTGCTCGACCTCGGCTACTCGGCCCAGCGCACGCTGGACGAGATCGCCGCCAGCGACCCGCATGTCGAATACCGCCAGATCTCGGTCATCGACCGCGACGGCAACGCGGTGGCACGCACCGGGTCCGACAACAAGGATTGGTCGGGCCATTTCTGCGAGCCGAACATGGTGGCGATGGGCAACGGCCTCATCTCCGAGCGCACCGCATCGGCCATGGCCGACACCTTTCGGGCGACGGCGGGCGACGATCTCGAGGCGCGCCTGATGGCGGCGCTGGAGGCCGGGCGCGATGCCGGCGGGCAGCATGGCGGCCAGCACTCGGCCGCACTCCTCGTCTACCGTACCCAGGACTATCCGCTGGTCGACCTGCGCGTCGACGAGCATGTCGAGCCGATCGGCGAGCTGCGCCGCATGTTCGACATCTATCGCCCGCAGATCGAATATTACGAGACGCGGCCGTGGCAGCCTTGGGCGCTCGGCGTGGTCGAGGACTGGGTGGCCGAGCGCGCCGCCGCGAAGGGGGGCAAGTAG
- a CDS encoding DUF1028 domain-containing protein → MTFTVVGRCPRTKMLGVAMATHAPAVGNRCPVVIPRMAAASVQAIADPRLTLLCTKLMGLGYHAGKIIEELEASDPNAPLRQVGVVDAWGNAAAMTGSENGAHASHILGKGWLVMGNGVIGPQVIEAMAASMTATVDELLEERLVRAVEAGGAAGGQADGHFSSSILVYGDEPFAYIDLRVDVHHEPIGELRRIFEWFRPLLPYYAARPYNPRLPRDDRWREQQA, encoded by the coding sequence ATGACCTTCACCGTCGTTGGCCGCTGCCCGCGGACCAAGATGCTGGGCGTCGCCATGGCGACCCATGCGCCGGCCGTCGGCAACCGCTGCCCGGTCGTCATCCCGCGCATGGCGGCTGCCTCCGTCCAGGCCATTGCCGACCCGCGCCTGACGCTGCTCTGCACCAAGCTGATGGGTCTGGGCTACCACGCCGGCAAGATCATCGAGGAGCTGGAGGCGAGCGACCCCAACGCGCCGCTGCGCCAGGTCGGCGTGGTCGATGCCTGGGGCAATGCGGCTGCCATGACCGGGTCCGAGAACGGCGCCCATGCCAGCCACATCCTGGGCAAGGGCTGGCTCGTCATGGGCAATGGCGTCATCGGTCCGCAGGTGATCGAGGCGATGGCGGCCTCCATGACCGCCACCGTCGACGAGCTGCTGGAAGAGCGGCTGGTGCGCGCGGTCGAGGCCGGCGGGGCCGCCGGTGGCCAGGCGGACGGGCACTTCTCGTCCTCCATCCTGGTCTATGGCGACGAGCCGTTCGCCTATATCGACCTGCGCGTGGATGTGCATCACGAGCCGATCGGCGAGCTGCGCCGCATCTTCGAATGGTTCCGCCCGCTGCTGCCCTACTACGCCGCGCGACCGTACAACCCGCGCCTGCCGCGGGACGATCGCTGGCGCGAGCAGCAGGCCTGA
- a CDS encoding ABC transporter ATP-binding protein, whose product MALLEIDDLSVAFGPARRPTIVVDRVGFTVDTRETVALVGESGSGKSVTAMAVMRLLQEPGRVAGGSIRFDGHDLARLSEREMARIRGDRIAMIFQEPMSSLNPLLSVGGHVMEPLRLHRRLSRTDARAQAIALLDRVGIPSAAQRMDDYPHRLSGGMRQRVMIAAALACKPALLIADEPTTALDVTIQAQIMDLLSDLQAEFGMGILFITHDLGVVAEHAHRVVVLYAGRVAERADTAGLFDHAAHPYTAALLRCIPDDAVEDRLEVIEGSVPLPAAMPDGCRFAPRCPRVVDACRAAEPPLASIGIGHEAACIRPLSSPAVIGGQA is encoded by the coding sequence ATGGCGCTGCTCGAGATCGACGACCTGTCCGTCGCCTTCGGCCCCGCCCGGCGGCCGACGATCGTGGTCGATCGCGTCGGCTTCACGGTCGACACACGCGAGACCGTGGCATTGGTGGGCGAAAGCGGCAGCGGCAAGAGCGTGACGGCGATGGCCGTCATGCGCCTGTTGCAGGAGCCGGGGCGGGTGGCGGGCGGGTCCATCCGGTTCGACGGCCACGACCTGGCCCGCCTCAGCGAGCGCGAGATGGCCCGGATCCGCGGCGACCGCATCGCCATGATCTTCCAGGAGCCGATGTCGTCGCTGAACCCGCTGCTGTCGGTCGGCGGCCATGTCATGGAGCCCTTGCGCCTGCATCGCCGCCTGTCGCGGACCGATGCCCGCGCCCAGGCGATCGCCCTGCTCGACCGCGTCGGCATCCCATCGGCGGCCCAGCGCATGGACGACTATCCCCATCGCCTGTCGGGCGGCATGCGCCAGCGGGTGATGATCGCGGCCGCCCTTGCCTGCAAGCCGGCCCTGCTGATCGCCGACGAGCCGACCACAGCACTCGACGTCACCATCCAGGCGCAGATCATGGACCTGCTCTCCGACCTCCAGGCGGAGTTCGGCATGGGGATCCTCTTCATCACCCACGACCTGGGCGTGGTGGCCGAGCATGCCCACCGGGTGGTCGTGCTCTATGCCGGCCGCGTCGCCGAGCGAGCCGACACCGCCGGCCTGTTTGACCACGCCGCCCACCCCTATACCGCCGCCCTCCTGCGCTGCATCCCCGACGACGCGGTCGAGGACCGGCTGGAGGTGATCGAGGGGTCGGTGCCGCTGCCGGCCGCCATGCCCGATGGCTGCCGGTTCGCGCCGCGCTGCCCCCGGGTGGTCGATGCCTGTCGCGCCGCCGAACCGCCGCTCGCCAGCATCGGAATCGGGCACGAGGCGGCCTGCATTCGACCGCTGTCGTCGCCGGCCGTCATCGGCGGCCAGGCATGA
- a CDS encoding ABC transporter permease, producing the protein MRIFGPHLKITIGVVLVVGMAFVAIFADWLAPHDPYAQNLMLRLRPPVWADRGSWAHPLGTDNFGRDLLSRLIHGSRLSIAVGLLAMAVALTIGTVLGLLAGYLGGRVEQLIMRFADAYQAIPEILLAIVVVAVFGGGLTVLILVLGFAGWETYTRVVFNLTRSLRERPFVEAAIASGAGGRYVMLRHILPQMAPVLTVIATLQVAQLILQETALSFLGLGLPPPTATWGNILAEGRDRLLVAPWIANLAGGAIILLVLGVNLLGNGLRETLDPKRADRH; encoded by the coding sequence ATGCGCATCTTCGGCCCCCATCTCAAGATCACGATCGGCGTGGTGCTGGTCGTCGGCATGGCCTTCGTGGCGATCTTCGCCGACTGGCTGGCGCCGCACGATCCCTATGCCCAGAACCTGATGCTGCGCCTGCGCCCGCCGGTCTGGGCCGATCGCGGTAGCTGGGCCCATCCGCTGGGCACCGACAATTTCGGCCGTGATCTGCTGTCCCGCCTGATCCACGGCTCGCGCCTGTCGATCGCCGTCGGCCTGCTGGCGATGGCCGTGGCGCTGACCATCGGCACGGTGCTGGGCCTGCTGGCGGGCTATCTCGGTGGCCGGGTGGAGCAACTGATCATGCGCTTCGCCGATGCCTATCAGGCGATCCCGGAGATTCTGCTGGCGATCGTCGTCGTCGCCGTCTTCGGCGGCGGCCTGACGGTGCTGATCCTGGTGCTGGGTTTCGCGGGTTGGGAGACCTACACCCGCGTCGTCTTCAACCTCACCCGGTCGCTGCGCGAGCGTCCCTTCGTCGAAGCCGCGATCGCGTCGGGGGCAGGCGGGCGCTACGTCATGCTGCGCCACATTCTGCCGCAGATGGCCCCGGTCCTGACGGTGATCGCCACGCTCCAGGTGGCCCAGCTCATCCTTCAGGAAACCGCGCTCAGCTTCCTCGGCCTCGGTCTGCCGCCGCCGACCGCCACCTGGGGCAACATCCTGGCCGAGGGCCGCGACCGGCTGCTGGTGGCGCCATGGATCGCCAACCTGGCCGGCGGGGCGATCATCCTGCTGGTGCTGGGGGTGAACCTGCTGGGCAACGGCCTGCGCGAAACCCTCGATCCGAAGCGGGCGGACCGTCACTGA
- a CDS encoding ABC transporter ATP-binding protein — protein sequence MTELLRAQGLSKHFPVLGGPLGMSRIGTVRAVDGVDLTVAPGEVLGLVGESGCGKSTLGRLLIRLLEPTAGSVTFDGQDVTGAEGAALQALRRRFQMIFQDPYGSLNPRMRVDEIVTEPLRLAGRSREERRRRAPELLQMVGLAAEHGQRYAHQFSGGQRQRVGIARALALDPALIVCDEPVSALDVSVQAQVVNLLRDLQRARGLSYVFVSHDLRVVRHIADRVAVMYLGRIVEIGAKRTIYSHPLHPYTEALLAAAPLPRPGRPRVRAAVRGEIPSAMNPPPGCPFHPRCPLAVDRCRVEVPALRQVAEREVACHLADARA from the coding sequence ATGACCGAACTGCTGCGCGCCCAGGGCCTCAGCAAGCATTTCCCGGTGCTGGGCGGGCCGCTCGGCATGAGCCGCATCGGCACGGTGCGCGCGGTCGACGGCGTCGACCTGACGGTGGCGCCGGGCGAGGTGCTGGGGCTGGTGGGCGAAAGCGGCTGCGGCAAGTCCACGCTGGGCCGGTTGCTGATCCGCCTGCTGGAGCCGACCGCCGGGTCCGTCACCTTCGACGGGCAGGACGTGACGGGGGCGGAGGGGGCGGCCCTCCAGGCGCTGCGCCGCCGCTTCCAGATGATCTTCCAGGACCCCTACGGCTCGCTCAACCCGCGCATGCGCGTGGACGAGATCGTGACCGAGCCGCTGCGCCTGGCCGGCCGGTCGCGCGAGGAGCGCCGCCGCCGCGCGCCGGAACTGTTGCAGATGGTCGGGCTGGCGGCCGAGCACGGCCAGCGCTACGCGCACCAGTTCTCGGGCGGGCAGCGCCAGCGCGTCGGCATCGCGCGGGCCCTGGCGCTCGACCCGGCCCTGATCGTCTGCGACGAGCCGGTATCGGCGCTGGACGTGTCGGTGCAGGCGCAGGTCGTGAACCTGCTGCGCGACCTGCAACGGGCGCGCGGCCTCAGCTACGTCTTCGTCTCGCACGACCTGCGCGTGGTGCGGCACATCGCCGACCGGGTGGCGGTCATGTATCTGGGCCGCATCGTCGAGATCGGCGCCAAGCGTACGATCTACAGCCACCCGCTCCACCCTTACACCGAGGCGCTGCTGGCCGCGGCCCCGCTGCCCCGGCCCGGCCGCCCGCGCGTCCGCGCGGCGGTGCGGGGCGAGATCCCCAGCGCCATGAACCCGCCACCCGGCTGCCCCTTCCATCCGCGCTGCCCGCTGGCGGTCGACCGCTGCCGGGTGGAAGTGCCGGCGCTCCGCCAGGTGGCCGAGCGCGAGGTCGCCTGCCACCTGGCCGACGCCCGTGCCTGA
- a CDS encoding ABC transporter permease, which yields MRYVLRRLLLVPIPLLLVVAFVFVVLRLTGDPVAIYLGLDATPEQEELLRAELHLDQPIPVQFAYFLADLLQGDFGTSIQFKMAAMQIVGERLEATLLLLGLGLSAAIVLGVLGGVACAVWKDKLPDFVISVLAVAGQSMPSFWLGILLIQFFALDLGWLPTSGRGGWEHLVLPTVTLATFLVPNFILVTRISVLETAREQFVVTARARGAGAARALWLHVLPNAINPVVSLIGLQLGRLMGGAVVTETIFAWPGVGRLMVSAIFQRDVPVVIASVFIVAVTIVIANLLVDLVQAAIDPRIRMR from the coding sequence GTGCGCTACGTCCTCCGGCGCCTGCTGCTGGTGCCGATCCCGCTGCTGCTGGTGGTCGCCTTCGTCTTCGTCGTGCTGCGGCTGACGGGCGACCCGGTGGCGATATATCTGGGCCTCGACGCCACGCCGGAGCAGGAGGAACTGCTGCGGGCGGAACTGCACCTCGACCAGCCGATCCCGGTGCAGTTCGCCTACTTCCTGGCCGACCTGCTGCAAGGCGACTTCGGCACCAGCATCCAGTTCAAGATGGCCGCCATGCAGATCGTCGGCGAGCGGCTGGAGGCGACGCTGCTGCTGCTGGGCCTGGGTCTTTCGGCGGCCATCGTGCTGGGCGTGCTGGGCGGGGTGGCCTGCGCGGTGTGGAAGGACAAGCTGCCGGACTTCGTCATATCGGTGCTGGCGGTGGCCGGCCAGTCGATGCCCAGCTTCTGGCTCGGCATCCTGCTGATCCAATTCTTCGCGCTCGACCTTGGCTGGCTGCCGACCTCGGGCCGGGGCGGCTGGGAGCATCTGGTGCTGCCGACCGTCACCCTGGCCACCTTCCTGGTGCCGAACTTCATCCTGGTCACGCGCATCAGCGTGCTGGAAACCGCGCGCGAGCAGTTCGTCGTCACCGCCCGGGCGCGCGGCGCCGGTGCTGCGCGGGCCCTGTGGCTGCATGTCCTGCCCAATGCCATCAACCCGGTGGTCAGCCTCATCGGCCTGCAACTCGGCCGGCTGATGGGCGGGGCCGTGGTGACCGAGACCATCTTCGCCTGGCCCGGCGTCGGCCGGCTGATGGTCAGCGCCATCTTCCAGCGCGACGTGCCGGTGGTGATCGCGTCCGTGTTCATCGTCGCCGTCACCATCGTCATCGCCAACCTGCTGGTCGACCTCGTCCAGGCGGCGATCGACCCGCGCATCCGGATGCGCTGA
- a CDS encoding ABC transporter substrate-binding protein encodes MRPFLAAIGTAALAAWSFATPCLAQAKDDMLVVGAAVFTDSISPAAGGYITLSLVFQTWEPLVARDADDKLVPALAERWETLSPTHWRFHLRRGVKWHDGTPFTAADVKFTIDYVTDPKTVYVRKGRIAGIVATEVVDENTVDIRTAAPAPLLLRGLADIAVEQKAVTEKLGQREAHRRPVGTGPWKFGEWVAGDRYDLVANPDYWGGPPAMKRLRIRTISEGATRVASLIAGETHIIEEVPVDLLPSVERRRNLKVDSIESSVSLVLTFDTRKPPFNDVRVRQAVDYAIDKKTLLQQMLGGYGSVLDGQLVTKATFGHNPNLQARPFDLAKAKALLAEAGHPKGFDTKITTLSGRYLSDVDIANAAAGMMTAAGVRATVNVVEGGVWSQLDRNKEQGPMYQIGWFSVGDADFNTVWYTEASKRNYWTNAEFDRLWEQGRSTLDEAERLRIYHRMMAIMHEELPSIFLFGLPRISARLANVEGWQPSRDSLLRLHKVKVK; translated from the coding sequence ATGCGACCCTTCCTCGCCGCGATCGGGACGGCGGCACTCGCCGCCTGGTCCTTCGCCACGCCTTGCCTGGCCCAGGCCAAGGACGACATGCTGGTCGTGGGCGCGGCCGTATTCACGGATTCCATCAGCCCGGCGGCCGGCGGCTACATCACCCTCAGCCTGGTGTTCCAGACCTGGGAGCCGCTGGTCGCCCGCGATGCCGACGACAAGCTGGTCCCGGCCCTGGCCGAGCGGTGGGAGACGCTGAGCCCGACCCACTGGCGCTTCCACCTGCGCCGCGGCGTGAAGTGGCATGACGGCACGCCCTTCACCGCCGCCGACGTGAAGTTCACCATCGACTACGTGACCGATCCCAAGACGGTCTATGTCCGCAAGGGCCGCATCGCCGGCATCGTGGCGACTGAGGTGGTGGACGAGAACACGGTCGACATCCGCACCGCCGCGCCCGCCCCCCTGCTGCTGCGCGGCTTGGCCGACATCGCCGTCGAGCAGAAGGCGGTGACCGAGAAGCTGGGCCAGCGCGAGGCTCATCGCCGGCCGGTCGGCACCGGCCCGTGGAAGTTCGGCGAGTGGGTGGCGGGCGATCGCTACGACCTGGTCGCCAACCCCGACTACTGGGGCGGGCCGCCGGCCATGAAGCGGCTGCGCATCCGCACGATCTCGGAAGGTGCCACCCGCGTCGCCTCGCTGATCGCGGGCGAGACCCACATCATCGAGGAAGTGCCGGTCGACCTGCTGCCGTCGGTGGAGCGCCGGCGCAACCTCAAGGTCGATTCCATCGAATCCTCGGTCAGCCTGGTGCTGACCTTCGACACGCGAAAGCCGCCCTTCAACGACGTCCGCGTCCGCCAGGCGGTCGACTACGCGATCGACAAGAAGACCCTGCTGCAACAGATGCTGGGCGGCTACGGCTCGGTGCTGGATGGCCAGCTCGTCACCAAGGCGACCTTCGGCCACAACCCGAATCTCCAGGCCCGCCCGTTCGACCTGGCGAAGGCCAAGGCGCTGCTGGCCGAGGCCGGCCATCCCAAGGGCTTCGATACCAAGATCACCACGCTCTCGGGCCGCTATCTGTCGGACGTCGACATCGCCAATGCGGCCGCTGGCATGATGACGGCGGCCGGCGTGCGCGCCACGGTCAACGTGGTCGAGGGCGGGGTGTGGTCGCAGCTCGATCGCAACAAGGAACAGGGGCCGATGTACCAGATCGGCTGGTTCAGCGTCGGCGACGCGGACTTCAACACCGTCTGGTACACCGAGGCCAGCAAGCGTAACTACTGGACCAACGCCGAGTTCGATCGGTTGTGGGAGCAGGGCCGCTCGACGCTGGACGAAGCCGAGCGGCTACGCATCTACCACCGCATGATGGCGATCATGCACGAGGAGCTGCCGTCGATCTTCCTCTTCGGCCTGCCGCGCATCTCCGCCCGGCTGGCCAATGTCGAAGGCTGGCAGCCGTCCCGCGACTCCTTGCTTCGCCTGCACAAGGTGAAGGTGAAGTAG
- a CDS encoding DUF1028 domain-containing protein produces the protein MTFTVAARCPTTGSLGICIATSSPAVGSRCVHVMHNVGVIAHQATPEPRIARVGMKLLEMGFKAPKVMRELEDSDVDVEFRQIAVIDIHGTALARTGGENRPWAGHLVGDGFVAMGNLLEGAHVVQAIHDGYLAHADQPFDERLMRAIEAGRDAGGQVEGQTSAAILVYDNQSVARIDLRVDLSLEPIAELRRQFDWFQPLVPFYAERCNNPRVGRHKDYLKGKGIERQFGVPPAHVAAARAAGKRPG, from the coding sequence ATGACTTTCACCGTCGCGGCCCGCTGCCCCACCACCGGATCGCTTGGCATCTGCATTGCCACCAGTTCGCCCGCCGTCGGCTCGCGCTGCGTCCATGTGATGCACAATGTCGGCGTCATCGCCCACCAGGCGACGCCGGAGCCGCGCATCGCGCGCGTCGGCATGAAGCTGCTGGAGATGGGCTTCAAGGCGCCCAAGGTGATGCGCGAGCTGGAGGACAGCGACGTCGACGTGGAATTCCGCCAGATCGCCGTCATCGACATCCACGGCACGGCGTTGGCCCGCACGGGTGGCGAGAACCGGCCCTGGGCCGGGCACCTGGTTGGCGACGGCTTCGTCGCCATGGGCAACCTGCTGGAAGGCGCCCATGTGGTGCAGGCGATCCATGACGGCTACCTCGCCCATGCAGACCAGCCCTTCGACGAGCGGCTGATGCGCGCGATCGAGGCCGGCCGCGACGCCGGCGGCCAGGTCGAGGGCCAGACCTCGGCCGCCATCCTCGTCTACGACAACCAATCGGTCGCCCGCATCGACCTGCGGGTCGACCTGTCGCTGGAGCCGATCGCCGAGCTGCGCCGGCAGTTCGACTGGTTCCAGCCGCTGGTGCCGTTCTATGCCGAGCGCTGCAACAACCCGCGCGTCGGCCGCCACAAGGACTATCTGAAAGGCAAGGGCATCGAGCGGCAGTTCGGCGTGCCGCCGGCCCATGTCGCGGCCGCGCGCGCCGCCGGCAAGCGTCCGGGCTGA